One part of the Paraburkholderia flagellata genome encodes these proteins:
- the rlmN gene encoding 23S rRNA (adenine(2503)-C(2))-methyltransferase RlmN, which yields MTSSSTVNLLDLDAQGLVAYCESLGEKPFRAKQLQRWIHQYNAADFDGMTDLAKSLREKLKGRAIIGMPGIISDNVSSDGTRKWLVDVGNGNAVETVFIPEDNRGTLCVSSQAGCAVNCRFCSTGKQGFSRNLTTAEIIGQLRMSEFALRASLLGEAGGRATGGEGKGERVITNVVMMGMGEPLLNYDAVVPAMRLMLDDNAYGLSRRRVTLSTSGVVPMMDRLGAELPVALAVSLHAPNDALRDELVPLNRKYPLRELMAACQRYLEVAPRDFITFEYCMLDGVNDTEKHARELLAVTRDVPCKFNLIPFNPFPESGLLRSKSDQIKRFAQILMDAGVVTTVRKTRGDDIDAACGQLAGEVKDRTRLAERMGRSTGKVIEVRPVQH from the coding sequence ATGACGAGCAGTTCCACCGTCAACCTTCTCGATCTCGACGCCCAAGGGCTCGTCGCCTATTGCGAGAGCCTGGGCGAGAAGCCGTTTCGCGCCAAACAGCTTCAGCGCTGGATCCATCAGTACAACGCCGCCGACTTCGACGGCATGACGGATCTCGCCAAATCGCTGCGCGAGAAGCTCAAAGGGCGCGCCATCATCGGCATGCCCGGCATCATCAGCGACAACGTTTCCTCCGACGGCACGCGCAAATGGCTCGTGGACGTCGGCAACGGCAACGCGGTCGAAACCGTGTTCATCCCCGAAGATAACCGCGGCACGCTGTGCGTGTCTTCGCAGGCGGGATGCGCGGTCAATTGCCGATTCTGTTCAACCGGCAAGCAAGGTTTTTCTCGCAATCTCACCACCGCCGAGATCATCGGCCAGCTGCGCATGTCGGAGTTCGCCCTGCGTGCTTCGCTTCTGGGCGAAGCTGGAGGCCGCGCGACCGGCGGTGAGGGTAAGGGCGAGCGCGTCATCACGAACGTCGTGATGATGGGCATGGGCGAGCCGCTTCTGAACTACGACGCGGTCGTGCCAGCCATGCGCCTGATGCTCGACGACAACGCCTACGGCCTGTCGCGCCGGCGTGTCACGCTGTCCACGTCGGGCGTCGTGCCGATGATGGACCGTCTCGGGGCCGAACTCCCTGTCGCGCTCGCCGTCTCCTTGCATGCACCGAACGACGCGCTGCGAGACGAACTTGTGCCGCTCAACCGCAAGTACCCGCTGCGCGAGTTGATGGCGGCTTGCCAGCGTTACCTGGAAGTCGCGCCGCGCGACTTCATCACGTTCGAGTACTGCATGCTCGACGGCGTCAACGACACCGAAAAGCACGCGCGAGAATTGCTCGCCGTTACGCGGGACGTGCCGTGCAAGTTCAATCTGATCCCGTTCAATCCGTTCCCGGAGTCGGGCTTGTTGCGCTCGAAATCGGACCAGATCAAGCGTTTCGCGCAGATTCTGATGGATGCGGGCGTCGTCACGACCGTGCGCAAGACGCGCGGCGACGACATCGACGCGGCCTGCGGCCAGCTCGCCGGCGAGGTGAAGGACCGCACGCGCCTTGCTGAACGCATGGGCCGAAGCACGGGCAAAGTCATCGAAGTACGGCCGGTTCAGCACTGA
- a CDS encoding RodZ domain-containing protein: protein MSEPQHPFGTDGTDSNAGRSAPGATPSPVQAVPDTLAAAGARLAQLREAKGWAIEDVSARLKVAVSKLRELEAGDISHLPDTTFALGVVRAYAKLLGADPAPFTQALRRERGIAQPDLSMPASAGSDLPRGRVSLSLGGSGARAPRRRASWLWGVAIIVVAVLALSMWHTNSGESSAWFARLKAMANGASVQPGASSPTVTQGVATDSAGASAVEGADQAATPQAGEANDAGDNANAAPDQGAAASAPQAAPQPAQPAPQATQPATQPAPQAAKPAAASAAPAAAVANAASAARAQAASAPAAAAAQNAAADNGADTSTFAIRVTQDTWVSVRQKDGKEVFSGMIHGSDAREITGTEPLKVTVGNKAGIESMTIDGQPVDTSKYASARGNVARFVLP, encoded by the coding sequence ATGAGCGAGCCGCAGCACCCTTTCGGGACAGACGGAACTGACAGCAACGCAGGTCGTTCGGCGCCGGGCGCGACGCCCTCGCCGGTGCAGGCAGTGCCCGACACGCTGGCTGCGGCCGGCGCGCGTCTTGCGCAGCTGCGCGAGGCCAAGGGTTGGGCGATCGAAGATGTCTCGGCGCGCCTGAAGGTGGCGGTGTCGAAGCTGCGCGAACTCGAAGCAGGCGATATCAGCCATCTGCCGGACACGACATTCGCGCTGGGCGTGGTGCGCGCCTACGCGAAGCTGCTTGGCGCCGATCCCGCGCCGTTCACGCAGGCGCTGCGCCGCGAGCGCGGAATTGCGCAGCCCGATCTGTCGATGCCCGCTTCGGCCGGCTCCGATCTGCCGCGCGGTCGCGTGTCGCTCTCGCTCGGCGGCAGTGGCGCGCGTGCGCCGCGCCGTCGCGCCTCGTGGCTGTGGGGCGTGGCGATCATCGTGGTCGCGGTGCTCGCACTTTCCATGTGGCACACGAACAGCGGCGAATCGTCGGCGTGGTTTGCTCGCCTGAAGGCGATGGCAAACGGCGCGAGCGTGCAGCCGGGCGCGTCGTCGCCCACGGTGACGCAAGGCGTTGCGACCGATAGCGCAGGTGCTTCGGCCGTCGAGGGCGCTGACCAGGCCGCTACGCCGCAAGCCGGCGAGGCAAACGATGCAGGCGACAACGCCAATGCCGCGCCCGATCAAGGTGCTGCGGCGAGCGCACCGCAAGCGGCGCCACAGCCTGCGCAACCGGCACCTCAAGCGACGCAACCTGCAACGCAGCCGGCGCCCCAGGCCGCGAAGCCCGCCGCTGCAAGCGCAGCGCCGGCTGCTGCCGTTGCCAACGCGGCAAGCGCCGCGCGCGCCCAGGCGGCGAGCGCACCGGCCGCAGCGGCAGCGCAGAACGCGGCTGCCGACAACGGCGCGGACACCTCGACGTTCGCGATTCGCGTGACGCAGGACACCTGGGTCAGCGTGCGCCAGAAGGATGGCAAGGAAGTGTTCTCGGGCATGATCCACGGCAGCGACGCGCGTGAGATCACCGGCACCGAGCCGCTCAAGGTCACAGTGGGCAACAAGGCCGGCATCGAGTCGATGACCATCGACGGACAGCCGGTCGACACGTCGAAGTACGCGTCGGCGCGCGGTAACGTCGCGCGCTTCGTGCTGCCCTGA
- the ispG gene encoding flavodoxin-dependent (E)-4-hydroxy-3-methylbut-2-enyl-diphosphate synthase has product MQSETQSSTSNSQICSTEPVLGGHAPRRKSHAVHVRWGGQLVTIGGDAPVRVQSMTNTDTADPIGTAIQIKELAQAGSELVRITVNTPEAAAAVPHIREQLDRMGVMVPLVGDFHYNGHLLLRDYPACAESLSKYRINPGNVGQGAKRDTQYAQMIEAAIKYDKPVRIGVNWGSLDQDLLARMMDENGARKEPWEAQSVMYEALIQSAIGSAERAVELGLGRDKIILSCKVSGVQDLIAVYQELAKRCDFALHLGLTEAGMGSKGIVASTAALSVLLQQGIGDTIRISLTPEPGGARTGEVVVGQEILQTMGLRSFTPMVIACPGCGRTTSTLFQELASQIQSYLRAQMPIWRDEYPGVETMNVAVMGCIVNGPGESKHANIGISLPGSGENPAAPVFIDGEKAKTLRGERIAEEFQQIVSDYVARKYGKAEATN; this is encoded by the coding sequence ATGCAAAGCGAAACGCAATCCTCGACCAGCAACAGTCAGATCTGCTCGACCGAGCCGGTCCTCGGCGGCCACGCGCCGCGTCGCAAGTCGCATGCCGTGCATGTGCGCTGGGGCGGCCAGCTGGTGACGATCGGCGGCGACGCGCCGGTGCGCGTGCAGTCGATGACCAACACCGACACCGCGGACCCCATCGGCACCGCGATCCAGATCAAGGAACTCGCGCAGGCGGGCTCGGAACTCGTGCGTATCACGGTCAACACGCCGGAAGCCGCGGCGGCCGTGCCTCATATCCGCGAGCAGCTCGACCGCATGGGCGTGATGGTGCCGCTCGTCGGCGACTTCCACTACAACGGCCACCTGCTGCTGCGCGACTATCCCGCTTGTGCGGAGTCGCTCTCGAAGTACCGTATCAACCCGGGCAACGTGGGCCAGGGCGCGAAGCGCGACACGCAGTACGCGCAGATGATCGAAGCGGCCATCAAGTACGACAAGCCGGTGCGCATCGGCGTGAACTGGGGCAGCCTCGACCAGGACCTGCTCGCGCGCATGATGGACGAGAACGGCGCACGCAAGGAACCGTGGGAAGCGCAAAGCGTGATGTACGAAGCGCTCATTCAGTCGGCCATTGGCTCGGCGGAACGCGCAGTCGAACTCGGTCTTGGCCGCGACAAGATCATCCTCTCGTGCAAGGTGAGCGGCGTGCAGGACCTGATCGCCGTCTACCAGGAACTCGCGAAGCGCTGTGATTTCGCGCTGCACCTGGGTCTCACGGAAGCGGGCATGGGCTCGAAGGGCATCGTCGCTTCGACGGCGGCGCTTTCCGTGCTGCTCCAGCAGGGCATTGGCGACACGATCCGCATCTCGCTGACGCCGGAACCGGGCGGTGCGCGCACGGGCGAAGTCGTGGTCGGCCAGGAAATCCTGCAGACCATGGGCCTGCGCTCGTTCACGCCGATGGTCATCGCTTGCCCCGGCTGCGGCCGCACGACCAGCACGCTGTTCCAGGAACTGGCTTCACAGATCCAGAGCTATCTGCGTGCGCAGATGCCGATCTGGCGCGACGAGTATCCTGGCGTCGAGACGATGAACGTCGCCGTGATGGGCTGCATCGTGAACGGCCCGGGTGAGTCGAAGCACGCGAACATCGGCATCAGCCTGCCGGGCTCGGGCGAGAACCCCGCGGCTCCGGTCTTTATCGACGGCGAGAAGGCGAAGACGCTGCGCGGCGAGCGCATCGCCGAAGAATTCCAGCAGATCGTGAGCGACTACGTCGCACGCAAGTACGGCAAGGCCGAAGCGACGAACTGA
- the hisS gene encoding histidine--tRNA ligase: protein MTEQKRKPEKLTGVKGMNDILPQEAGLWEFFETTVKSMLRSYGYQNIRTPIVEHTQLFTRGIGEVTDIVEKEMYSFTDALNGENLTLRPEGTAAAVRASIEHNMLYDGPKRLWYIGPMFRHERPQRGRYRQFHQVGVEALGFAGPDADAEIILMCQRLWDDLGLTGIKLEINSLGVAEERAAHRVELIKYLEQHVDLLDEDGKRRLYTNPLRVLDTKNPALQEIADKAPKLIDFLGEASLAHFEGLQRILKSNNIPFKINPRLVRGLDYYNLTVFEWVTDKLGAQGTVAAGGRYDPLIEQLGGKPTAACGWAMGIERILELLKEEDLVPEEDGCDVYVVHQGDAAREKAFIVAERLRDTGLDVILHCSADGQSASFKSQMKRADASGAAFAVVLGEDEVARGEAGVKALRGTAAEARSEQQTVALEDLTEYLINAMVASAEDGDD, encoded by the coding sequence ATGACTGAACAGAAACGCAAGCCCGAAAAGCTCACGGGCGTGAAGGGCATGAACGACATCCTGCCGCAGGAGGCAGGTCTGTGGGAATTCTTCGAAACCACGGTGAAGTCCATGCTTCGTTCGTACGGCTATCAAAATATCCGCACGCCGATCGTCGAGCATACGCAGCTCTTTACGCGCGGCATCGGCGAAGTGACTGATATCGTCGAGAAAGAGATGTACAGCTTCACCGACGCGCTCAACGGCGAGAACCTCACGCTGCGCCCGGAAGGCACGGCTGCGGCCGTGCGCGCGTCGATCGAGCACAACATGCTCTACGACGGTCCGAAGCGCCTGTGGTACATCGGCCCGATGTTCCGTCACGAGCGTCCGCAGCGCGGCCGCTATCGCCAGTTCCATCAGGTGGGCGTCGAGGCGCTCGGTTTCGCGGGCCCCGATGCGGACGCTGAAATTATCCTGATGTGCCAGCGCCTCTGGGACGATCTCGGCCTCACCGGCATCAAGCTCGAGATCAACTCGCTCGGCGTGGCCGAAGAGCGTGCGGCGCATCGCGTCGAGCTCATCAAGTACCTCGAACAGCACGTCGATCTGCTCGACGAAGACGGCAAGCGCCGCCTCTACACGAACCCGCTGCGCGTGCTCGACACGAAGAATCCCGCGCTGCAGGAGATCGCGGACAAGGCGCCGAAGCTGATCGACTTCCTCGGCGAGGCTTCACTCGCGCATTTCGAAGGGCTGCAGCGCATTCTCAAGTCGAACAACATTCCGTTCAAGATCAACCCGCGTCTCGTGCGCGGTCTCGATTACTACAATCTGACCGTGTTCGAATGGGTGACCGACAAGCTCGGCGCGCAGGGCACGGTTGCGGCAGGCGGCCGGTACGATCCGCTGATCGAGCAACTGGGCGGCAAGCCGACGGCAGCGTGCGGCTGGGCCATGGGCATCGAGCGCATTCTCGAATTGCTCAAGGAAGAAGATCTCGTGCCGGAAGAAGATGGTTGCGATGTCTACGTTGTCCACCAGGGCGACGCGGCTCGCGAGAAGGCGTTCATCGTGGCGGAGCGTCTGCGCGATACGGGCCTCGACGTTATTTTGCATTGCAGTGCCGACGGTCAGAGCGCGAGCTTCAAGTCGCAAATGAAGCGCGCGGATGCGAGCGGTGCGGCGTTTGCCGTGGTGCTCGGCGAGGACGAAGTGGCGAGAGGCGAGGCCGGTGTGAAGGCGCTGCGCGGCACCGCCGCAGAGGCGCGCAGCGAGCAACAAACGGTAGCGCTTGAGGACTTGACCGAATATCTGATCAATGCGATGGTTGCATCCGCCGAAGACGGCGACGATTAA
- a CDS encoding tetratricopeptide repeat protein, with the protein MSYHDEQESIESFKAWWTQWGNATTWVVLIVLLALAAWNGWNFWQRRQTAEAAVLYDQVQQAANGSDKAMLTRVASDMEDRFGGTAYAQMTALGVAKALYMAGDTAGAKAQLQWAADHAKDEEFRQVAKLRLASLLLDEKAYDQGLALIPQPDSGPFKGIVADGRGDLLAAAGKRDDARTAYKLALDSLPKSDASERQLIQFKLDALGG; encoded by the coding sequence ATGAGTTACCACGACGAACAGGAATCGATCGAGAGCTTCAAGGCATGGTGGACGCAGTGGGGTAACGCCACTACGTGGGTCGTGCTGATCGTTCTGCTCGCGCTCGCTGCGTGGAACGGCTGGAACTTCTGGCAGCGCCGTCAGACGGCCGAAGCCGCTGTGCTGTACGACCAAGTGCAGCAGGCCGCGAACGGCAGCGACAAAGCCATGCTCACGCGCGTGGCGTCCGATATGGAGGATCGCTTCGGCGGCACGGCGTACGCGCAGATGACGGCGCTCGGCGTGGCCAAGGCACTCTATATGGCGGGCGACACCGCTGGCGCGAAAGCGCAGCTGCAATGGGCCGCTGACCACGCGAAGGACGAGGAATTTCGCCAGGTCGCGAAGCTGCGTCTCGCTTCGCTCCTGCTCGACGAAAAGGCCTACGATCAGGGCCTCGCGCTGATTCCGCAGCCCGATTCGGGTCCGTTCAAGGGCATCGTGGCCGACGGTCGTGGCGATCTGCTGGCTGCGGCCGGCAAGCGTGACGACGCGCGCACGGCCTACAAATTGGCCCTCGACAGCCTGCCGAAGAGCGACGCTTCCGAGCGCCAACTGATCCAGTTCAAGCTGGATGCGCTCGGCGGTTAA
- the bamB gene encoding outer membrane protein assembly factor BamB produces MNLLKRTVVPVALAMTVLALAACSSTKDVRRVPVPLTEFKPALDVQQVWKSSVGKAGRYLFAPVAVGDAVYAAGENGSVAKIDAASGKDIWRTKLKDDISAGVGSDGNLTAVGGLKGDVYVLDSNGKLSWQAKAPGEIISPPLVGNGLVIVRTIDGQIVAFNGQTGEQKWIYRNRAVPLNLRVSAGMTFAGDQAVLAGFPGGSFAAINLQSGDAFWETPVSYPKGVTEVERINDVSGPPTLVGATTCAVTFQGQVGCFDANSGRPMWQKAFSSTSGIAQDESTVVGGDDWSVVKAFSVSTGEPTWTNEKLKSRDVSVPALLGHAVVLGDFEGYVHFLSLDDGSFVSRVKTDGSPITAAPVLAGNTLVVQTKDGDLYGLRPH; encoded by the coding sequence ATGAATCTGCTGAAACGAACCGTTGTGCCCGTCGCTCTCGCGATGACCGTCCTGGCTCTCGCAGCCTGCTCATCGACGAAAGACGTGCGCCGCGTGCCGGTGCCGCTGACCGAATTCAAGCCGGCGCTGGATGTCCAGCAGGTGTGGAAGTCGAGTGTCGGCAAGGCAGGCCGCTATCTGTTCGCGCCGGTCGCCGTGGGCGACGCCGTCTACGCGGCGGGCGAGAATGGCTCGGTCGCGAAGATCGACGCCGCGTCGGGCAAGGACATCTGGCGCACCAAGCTCAAGGACGACATCTCGGCGGGCGTGGGCAGCGACGGTAACCTCACGGCCGTCGGCGGGCTGAAGGGCGATGTGTACGTGCTTGACTCGAACGGCAAGCTCTCGTGGCAGGCCAAGGCGCCGGGCGAGATCATCTCGCCGCCGCTCGTCGGCAACGGCCTCGTGATCGTGCGCACGATCGACGGGCAGATCGTCGCCTTCAACGGCCAGACGGGCGAGCAGAAGTGGATCTACCGCAACCGCGCCGTGCCGCTGAACCTGCGCGTGTCGGCGGGCATGACGTTCGCGGGGGACCAGGCCGTGCTGGCCGGCTTCCCGGGTGGCTCGTTCGCGGCGATCAACCTGCAAAGCGGCGACGCCTTCTGGGAAACGCCGGTCTCGTACCCGAAGGGCGTGACCGAAGTCGAGCGTATCAATGACGTGAGCGGTCCGCCCACGCTGGTAGGAGCGACGACCTGCGCCGTCACGTTCCAGGGTCAGGTTGGCTGCTTCGACGCCAATTCGGGCCGTCCGATGTGGCAAAAGGCGTTCTCGAGCACGAGCGGTATCGCTCAGGATGAATCGACGGTGGTGGGCGGCGACGACTGGTCGGTCGTGAAGGCGTTCAGCGTTTCCACGGGCGAGCCGACCTGGACGAACGAGAAGCTCAAGAGCCGCGACGTAAGCGTGCCCGCATTGTTGGGCCATGCGGTCGTGCTCGGCGACTTTGAAGGCTACGTGCATTTCCTCTCGCTCGATGACGGCAGCTTCGTCTCGCGCGTGAAGACCGACGGCAGCCCGATCACGGCCGCGCCGGTGCTCGCGGGCAACACGCTGGTCGTGCAGACGAAGGACGGCGACCTGTACGGTCTGCGTCCGCATTAA
- the der gene encoding ribosome biogenesis GTPase Der, giving the protein MKPVIALVGRPNVGKSTLFNRLTRSRDALVADLPGLTRDRHYGEGRVGDRPYLVVDTGGFEPVAKDGILHEMARQTRQAVEESDIVVFICDGRNGLAPQDKHIADYLRKTGRPIYLVVNKAEGMKYSAVAADFYELGLGDPRAISAAHGDGVTEMINEALEKAYADQPEESEEDAAKHGIKIAIVGRPNVGKSTLVNTLIGEDRVIAFDMPGTTRDSIYVDFERSGKKYTLIDTAGLRRRGKVFEAIEKFSVVKTLQSIADANVVILLLDAQQEISDQDAHIAGFVVEQGRALVVGVNKWDGMDDHARDLTKHHLQRKLKFLDFAEMRFISATQKFGIGPLMRSVDDAYAAAMAKLPTPKLTRALIEAVEFQQPRRRGPVRPKLRYAHQGGQNPPIIVIHGNALDAVTETYKRYLENRFRETFSLTGTPLRIEFRSSTNPYTDKN; this is encoded by the coding sequence ATGAAACCCGTAATCGCCCTCGTCGGGCGCCCCAATGTGGGGAAATCCACGCTGTTCAATCGGCTCACGCGTTCGCGCGATGCGCTGGTGGCAGACCTGCCTGGCCTCACGCGCGACCGTCACTACGGTGAAGGGCGCGTGGGCGATCGCCCGTATCTCGTGGTCGACACCGGCGGCTTCGAGCCGGTCGCCAAGGACGGCATCCTGCACGAGATGGCGCGCCAGACGCGCCAGGCCGTGGAAGAGTCCGATATCGTCGTGTTCATTTGCGATGGCCGCAATGGGCTCGCGCCCCAGGACAAGCACATCGCCGATTACCTCCGCAAGACCGGCCGGCCGATCTACCTCGTCGTGAACAAGGCCGAGGGCATGAAGTACAGCGCCGTGGCAGCCGACTTCTATGAACTCGGTCTTGGCGACCCGCGCGCAATTTCCGCGGCGCACGGCGACGGCGTGACGGAAATGATCAACGAGGCGCTCGAAAAGGCGTACGCCGACCAGCCCGAGGAAAGCGAAGAGGACGCCGCGAAGCACGGCATCAAGATCGCGATCGTCGGCCGCCCGAACGTCGGCAAGTCGACGCTCGTCAATACGCTGATCGGCGAAGACCGCGTGATCGCGTTCGACATGCCGGGTACGACGCGCGATTCGATCTACGTGGATTTCGAGCGCAGCGGCAAGAAGTACACGCTGATCGACACGGCAGGCCTGCGCCGCCGCGGCAAGGTGTTCGAGGCGATCGAGAAGTTCTCGGTGGTGAAGACGCTGCAGTCGATCGCCGACGCCAACGTGGTGATTTTGCTGCTCGATGCGCAGCAGGAAATCTCCGACCAGGACGCGCATATCGCGGGCTTCGTGGTGGAGCAGGGCCGCGCGCTGGTGGTAGGCGTGAACAAGTGGGACGGCATGGACGACCACGCGCGCGATCTCACCAAGCACCACCTGCAGCGCAAGCTGAAGTTCCTCGACTTTGCGGAAATGCGCTTCATCTCGGCGACGCAGAAGTTCGGCATCGGACCGCTGATGCGCTCGGTGGACGACGCCTATGCCGCCGCCATGGCGAAGTTGCCTACGCCTAAGCTCACGCGTGCGCTCATCGAAGCCGTGGAGTTCCAGCAGCCGCGCCGCCGCGGACCGGTGCGCCCGAAACTGCGCTACGCGCACCAGGGGGGACAGAACCCACCCATTATCGTCATTCACGGCAATGCACTCGATGCCGTGACGGAAACCTACAAGCGTTATCTGGAGAACCGCTTCCGGGAAACTTTCTCGCTTACCGGCACTCCATTGCGCATAGAGTTTCGATCCTCGACGAATCCCTATACCGATAAAAACTAG
- the hfq gene encoding RNA chaperone Hfq, which translates to MSNKGQLLQDPFLNALRKEHVPVSIYLVNGIKLQGNIESFDQYVVLLRNTVTQMVYKHAISTVVPARPVNFHPDTEAS; encoded by the coding sequence ATGAGCAACAAAGGGCAATTGTTACAAGACCCGTTTCTGAACGCGCTGCGCAAGGAGCACGTGCCTGTTTCGATCTATCTGGTCAACGGCATCAAGCTTCAAGGGAACATCGAATCGTTCGACCAGTACGTCGTGTTGCTCCGTAATACGGTTACGCAAATGGTTTACAAGCACGCCATCTCTACGGTGGTTCCGGCCCGTCCGGTGAACTTCCACCCGGATACGGAAGCGTCCTGA
- the hflX gene encoding GTPase HflX, giving the protein MTSSNLINAALVGIDFGKTDFEASLEELSLLAKSAGATPAVTLTGRRSSPDAAMFIGSGKAEELRLACEANDIEIVIFNHALSPAQQRNLERALNRRVVDRTSLILDIFAQRARSHEGKLQVELAQLQYLATRLVRAWTHLERQKGGIGLRGPGETQLETDRRLIGERIKMLQGKLAKLRRQHGTQRRQRERNRTMSVSLVGYTNAGKSTLFNALTKAQAYAADQLFATLDTTSRRVWLGDEVGQIVLSDTVGFIRELPHQLVAAFRATLQETVQADLLLHVVDASSAVRLDQIDQVNEVLHDIGADTIRQVLVINKIDAVPELAARGGTVERDEYGNISRVFLSARTGVGLDALRSAIAEIATAEPLADASQSLAADWSAVQEEPRWEPEHER; this is encoded by the coding sequence TTGACATCCTCTAATTTGATCAACGCCGCACTCGTCGGCATCGACTTCGGCAAGACCGACTTCGAAGCCAGTCTCGAAGAACTCAGCCTGCTCGCCAAAAGCGCGGGCGCCACTCCCGCTGTCACGCTCACCGGGCGACGCTCCAGCCCCGACGCCGCCATGTTCATCGGCAGCGGCAAGGCCGAGGAACTGCGTCTCGCCTGTGAAGCGAACGACATCGAAATCGTCATCTTCAATCACGCGCTGTCGCCCGCCCAGCAACGGAATCTGGAGCGCGCGCTCAATCGTCGCGTGGTGGACCGCACGAGCCTCATCCTCGACATCTTCGCCCAGCGCGCCCGCAGCCATGAAGGCAAGCTGCAGGTCGAGCTCGCGCAGCTGCAATACCTCGCCACGCGCCTCGTTCGCGCCTGGACTCACCTCGAGCGCCAGAAGGGCGGTATCGGCCTGCGCGGCCCGGGTGAAACGCAGCTCGAAACCGACCGCCGGTTGATCGGCGAGCGCATCAAGATGCTGCAGGGCAAGCTTGCGAAGCTGCGTCGCCAGCATGGGACGCAGCGCCGTCAGCGCGAGCGCAACCGCACAATGTCGGTGTCGCTTGTGGGCTATACGAACGCCGGCAAGTCCACGCTCTTCAATGCGCTCACGAAGGCGCAGGCTTACGCTGCCGACCAGTTGTTCGCGACACTCGACACGACTTCGCGGCGCGTCTGGCTCGGTGACGAAGTGGGCCAGATCGTGCTGTCCGATACCGTGGGGTTCATCCGCGAGCTGCCTCACCAACTTGTCGCCGCGTTTCGCGCGACGCTGCAGGAAACGGTTCAGGCTGATCTGCTGCTACACGTGGTGGATGCATCGAGCGCCGTGCGCCTCGACCAGATCGACCAGGTGAATGAGGTGCTGCACGATATCGGCGCGGACACGATCCGCCAGGTGCTGGTCATCAACAAGATCGATGCCGTGCCGGAACTGGCGGCCCGCGGCGGAACGGTCGAGCGTGATGAATATGGTAATATTTCGCGCGTCTTTTTGAGCGCACGCACGGGTGTCGGACTGGATGCGCTGCGCTCCGCCATCGCCGAAATCGCGACTGCCGAGCCGCTTGCCGATGCGTCGCAGTCCCTGGCCGCAGACTGGAGCGCGGTGCAGGAAGAACCTCGCTGGGAACCCGAACACGAGCGCTGA